The proteins below come from a single Pleuronectes platessa chromosome 1, fPlePla1.1, whole genome shotgun sequence genomic window:
- the serf2b gene encoding small EDRK-rich factor 2: MTRGNQRDLARAKNAKKQNDGGKGKRGDDGLSSAARKLRDAEIMQEKQKKAKDPEKSTEKK; this comes from the exons ATGACTA GGGGAAACCAACGTGATCTTGCACGCGCCAAGAATGCAAAGAAGCAGAATGATGGGGGGAAAGGCAAGAGGGGCGACGACGGGCTGTCTTCTGCTGCAAGGAAGCTGAG GGATGCCGAGATAAtgcaagagaaacagaaaaaggcGAAAGATCCTGAGAAAAGCACCGAGAAAAAATGA